In the Candidatus Saccharibacteria bacterium oral taxon 488 genome, one interval contains:
- a CDS encoding prepilin-type N-terminal cleavage/methylation domain-containing protein, whose amino-acid sequence MGRQTGFTIVELLIVMVVIAILATIGIVAYSGVRQDATDTKIRSIVKIAGDALQIYDTQKRTLPSGQGTFNNANGVDSLVPQYIQPGYREGVSSKNASSPDDIFVWYPCKDTSGKITGIAVFAALNSAKPQESAQVNAVKATCNIPGAAVPTTGRPAYNYVQTF is encoded by the coding sequence ATGGGTAGGCAGACAGGTTTTACAATCGTTGAACTATTAATTGTGATGGTCGTGATCGCGATTTTGGCGACCATCGGTATTGTGGCGTATTCGGGCGTGCGCCAGGACGCTACCGATACCAAGATTCGTTCCATCGTCAAGATCGCTGGGGATGCGCTGCAGATATATGATACACAGAAGCGAACACTGCCGTCAGGACAGGGGACGTTCAATAACGCTAATGGTGTTGACTCGCTTGTACCACAGTATATCCAGCCGGGGTATCGTGAGGGTGTCAGCAGCAAGAACGCGTCTAGTCCAGACGATATTTTTGTCTGGTATCCATGCAAAGATACCTCTGGTAAGATAACAGGTATTGCGGTATTTGCGGCCCTTAATTCCGCCAAGCCGCAGGAGTCGGCTCAGGTTAATGCGGTCAAGGCGACCTGCAACATTCCGGGTGCAGCTGTGCCGACTACGGGTAGACCAGCCTATAACTACGTGCAGACCTTTTAG
- a CDS encoding dephospho-CoA kinase, producing MSISEHSCKIIALVGLAGSGKSSAVEYFTKKGIPKIYFGGIIYKAMEEAGIEPTWDNQQKFREEIRRREGKDFVVKRVVKSAHDLIDAGQKLIVLDGLYTWSEYKILKHEFPGQMSVIAVVTPKHLRYQRMAKRPERPMRPREVDQRDWSEIENLEKGGPIAIADYFVMNDHGLDELYTQLEAVTHHEHFCKAPEQC from the coding sequence ATGAGTATAAGCGAGCATAGCTGCAAAATCATCGCCCTGGTCGGTCTAGCTGGTAGCGGCAAAAGTTCGGCGGTCGAATATTTCACCAAAAAGGGCATTCCAAAAATTTACTTTGGTGGCATCATCTACAAAGCCATGGAAGAAGCTGGCATCGAACCAACCTGGGATAATCAGCAAAAATTCCGCGAGGAAATTCGCCGTCGCGAAGGCAAAGATTTCGTCGTCAAACGCGTCGTCAAATCAGCACATGACTTGATTGACGCTGGCCAAAAGCTCATCGTCCTGGACGGTTTGTATACCTGGAGTGAATATAAAATTCTCAAACACGAATTCCCTGGCCAAATGTCTGTCATCGCCGTCGTCACACCAAAACATCTGCGCTATCAACGTATGGCCAAACGCCCCGAACGGCCGATGCGGCCGCGCGAAGTTGACCAGCGCGATTGGTCGGAAATTGAAAATCTAGAAAAAGGCGGACCAATTGCTATCGCCGACTATTTCGTGATGAACGACCACGGACTGGACGAACTATATACACAGCTGGAGGCCGTCACTCACCACGAACATTTTTGTAAAGCACCTGAGCAGTGCTAA
- the mutM gene encoding bifunctional DNA-formamidopyrimidine glycosylase/DNA-(apurinic or apyrimidinic site) lyase translates to MPELPEVETVRRGLAELLPGRVVARVAVFDSPKSFPNAPADVEQFLYGARVTAVRRRAKVLMIDLDTRYSLVVHLKMTGQLVFRQGSSHGARVSPKKSRGPRNLARNFSADTAREIDDFAGGHPNDSLIGELPDRSTRVQIDFVDGSRLFFNDQRKFGWVKLLPTDEVKNLPFMQKVGPEPLDPNTRAEDFIQRIRRRQNSMIKPAFLDQTVIAGVGNIYADEALWAARIHPQTRVKNISDQQLNTLFNELRQILQLSIDQGGSTDKNYVDAEGRKGNYLTFARVFRREGQACHHHPDQEVIKLKVGGRGTHICPVCQKPPIFDK, encoded by the coding sequence ATGCCGGAACTTCCCGAAGTCGAGACGGTTCGCCGCGGGTTGGCAGAGTTACTGCCGGGCCGAGTGGTGGCGCGAGTGGCAGTGTTTGACTCGCCGAAGAGTTTTCCGAATGCGCCGGCTGATGTCGAACAATTTTTGTATGGCGCGCGCGTGACGGCGGTGCGGCGGCGGGCAAAGGTGCTGATGATTGATTTGGATACGCGCTATTCGCTGGTGGTGCATTTGAAGATGACGGGGCAGCTAGTTTTTCGCCAAGGTTCTAGCCATGGCGCTCGGGTATCCCCAAAAAAATCTCGGGGCCCACGTAACCTTGCCCGTAATTTTTCTGCGGATACCGCTCGCGAGATCGACGACTTCGCTGGCGGCCATCCGAACGATAGCTTAATCGGCGAGCTGCCGGATCGGTCGACGCGGGTGCAGATTGATTTTGTGGACGGGTCGCGGCTGTTTTTTAATGATCAGCGCAAGTTTGGCTGGGTAAAATTGCTGCCGACTGATGAGGTGAAGAACTTGCCGTTCATGCAAAAAGTTGGGCCGGAGCCGCTTGATCCCAATACACGCGCCGAGGATTTCATCCAGCGGATTCGCCGCCGCCAGAATTCGATGATCAAGCCAGCTTTTCTTGACCAGACAGTGATCGCCGGGGTTGGTAATATTTATGCTGACGAGGCGTTGTGGGCGGCGCGGATCCATCCACAAACGCGGGTAAAAAACATCAGCGATCAGCAGCTGAATACATTATTTAACGAGTTGCGGCAAATCTTGCAATTGAGTATTGACCAGGGCGGCTCGACGGATAAAAATTATGTTGATGCTGAGGGCCGGAAAGGCAATTATCTGACATTTGCTCGTGTATTTCGCCGCGAAGGTCAGGCCTGCCACCACCACCCCGACCAAGAGGTCATTAAGCTAAAAGTTGGTGGCCGCGGTACGCATATTTGTCCGGTGTGTCAGAAGCCACCGATATTTGACAAATAG
- the rpsO gene encoding 30S ribosomal protein S15 — protein sequence MISKDDKAKAIALTQVNKDDVGSPQAQVSILTARIKEVTKHLKANKHDFMARRGLIQMVGKRKRLLKYLERTDFESYKAVVAALGLRK from the coding sequence ATGATTAGCAAAGACGATAAAGCGAAAGCAATTGCTTTGACTCAGGTCAACAAGGACGACGTTGGCAGCCCGCAGGCGCAGGTGTCGATCTTGACGGCTCGTATCAAAGAGGTCACCAAGCACCTGAAGGCGAATAAGCACGACTTCATGGCACGCCGTGGCTTAATCCAGATGGTTGGCAAGCGTAAGCGCCTGCTCAAATACCTGGAGCGAACTGATTTTGAGAGTTATAAAGCGGTTGTGGCTGCCCTGGGTCTGCGTAAATAG
- the pnp gene encoding polyribonucleotide nucleotidyltransferase, which produces MVIINPSGKEIFSVTTELCGRPLTLEVNRVGFRTTGSVLVRYGDTVVLGSAQVGSRPVQLDYFPLSIDYEERFYAAGKISGSRFIKREGRPSDEAVLIGRLIDRPIRPLFPKGYRQEVQVVATVLSMDPDFRPDVVAMIAASSALMLTGTPFDGPVAGLRVGRVNGEFKAFLTPEEREQSDLDLVVAGIESGITMVEAGAKEVSEEVIVDAMAWAHQMMQPAIQLQRELAAKVAPAAQEYELVLPDEAIQQTADEWVDGKLGEKIRRPYPERNEVVNEIRWAFHEAMAEKLGLGAEEYDEVRDEYDEAFTLALHKDVRRGIVEDNMRPDGRKLTEIRPLSSEVGLLPRAHGSSLFTRGVTQGMNIVTLAPLSYAQLVDTMEVNDGERRYMHHYNAPGYTVGEVKRMGSPGRREIGHGYLAERALTPVLPSEEDFPYAIRSVTEIMSQNGSTSMAATCSSCLALMDAGVPLKAPVSGIAMGLMMDGETPYVLSDIADAEDFAGDMDFKVTGTAKGITALQMDMKVHGLPVAVLRQAIEQSKAGRAHILEHMLSVLPAPREALSPYAPRIEKLKIDPDKIGAVIGKGGEVINKITSETGAEVDIKEDGLITIASPDGVSIEKALNWIKSLVEEPEVGKIYEGKVVSIKDFGAFVNILPGVDGMVHISKLADHRVAKVTDVVKEGQTVRVKITGIDERGKINLTMIGL; this is translated from the coding sequence ATGGTAATTATTAACCCGAGCGGCAAGGAGATTTTTAGCGTTACCACCGAGCTGTGCGGCCGGCCGCTGACGCTGGAAGTTAACCGGGTTGGCTTTCGGACGACGGGCAGCGTGCTGGTGCGCTACGGCGATACGGTGGTTTTGGGTAGCGCGCAGGTGGGCAGCCGGCCAGTGCAGTTGGATTATTTCCCGCTGTCGATTGATTATGAAGAGCGGTTTTATGCGGCGGGTAAAATTTCTGGTTCGCGATTTATCAAGCGCGAGGGCCGGCCGAGCGACGAAGCAGTGCTGATCGGTCGGTTGATTGACCGTCCGATTCGGCCGCTGTTTCCAAAGGGCTACCGTCAAGAGGTGCAAGTCGTGGCGACAGTGCTGAGCATGGATCCGGATTTCCGTCCGGATGTGGTGGCGATGATTGCGGCGTCGAGCGCCTTGATGCTGACCGGCACGCCGTTTGACGGACCGGTGGCGGGCTTGCGGGTGGGCCGCGTGAATGGTGAGTTTAAGGCCTTTTTGACGCCAGAGGAACGTGAGCAATCTGATTTGGATTTGGTAGTAGCTGGCATTGAGAGTGGCATTACCATGGTGGAAGCTGGCGCTAAGGAGGTATCAGAAGAGGTGATCGTCGATGCCATGGCCTGGGCGCACCAGATGATGCAACCAGCGATTCAGCTGCAGCGTGAGCTAGCTGCCAAAGTTGCGCCAGCCGCACAAGAATATGAATTAGTTTTACCTGATGAAGCAATTCAGCAGACGGCTGACGAATGGGTTGACGGTAAATTAGGCGAGAAAATCCGCCGGCCGTATCCAGAGCGCAACGAGGTGGTCAATGAGATTCGCTGGGCATTCCACGAAGCGATGGCCGAAAAGCTGGGCTTGGGTGCTGAGGAATACGACGAAGTACGCGACGAGTACGATGAAGCATTCACCTTGGCGTTGCATAAAGATGTTCGCCGCGGTATCGTCGAGGATAATATGCGTCCAGACGGCCGCAAACTAACTGAAATTCGCCCGTTAAGTTCAGAAGTTGGTTTGCTGCCACGAGCACACGGTTCAAGCTTGTTTACCCGCGGCGTGACGCAGGGTATGAATATTGTCACCTTGGCGCCGCTGAGTTACGCGCAGCTGGTTGATACCATGGAGGTTAACGACGGCGAACGGCGCTACATGCACCATTATAATGCGCCAGGCTATACGGTTGGCGAGGTTAAGCGGATGGGCAGCCCAGGCCGGCGCGAGATTGGCCACGGCTACTTGGCGGAGCGCGCCTTGACGCCGGTGCTGCCGAGTGAAGAAGACTTCCCATACGCCATCCGTAGTGTCACCGAAATCATGAGCCAGAACGGTTCGACGTCGATGGCAGCGACCTGTTCGAGCTGTCTGGCGCTGATGGATGCTGGCGTGCCGCTGAAAGCACCGGTCAGCGGTATCGCTATGGGTCTCATGATGGACGGCGAGACGCCGTATGTGCTGAGCGATATCGCTGATGCTGAGGATTTCGCTGGTGATATGGATTTCAAGGTGACTGGTACAGCCAAGGGCATCACGGCGCTGCAGATGGACATGAAGGTGCATGGTTTGCCAGTGGCAGTGCTGCGCCAAGCGATTGAACAGAGCAAGGCGGGCCGGGCGCATATTTTGGAGCATATGCTGAGTGTGCTGCCAGCGCCGCGTGAAGCACTTAGTCCGTACGCGCCGCGGATTGAAAAGCTAAAAATTGATCCAGATAAAATCGGCGCCGTCATCGGCAAGGGCGGCGAGGTGATTAACAAGATTACTAGCGAAACTGGTGCTGAGGTTGATATCAAGGAAGACGGCTTGATTACCATCGCCAGTCCAGACGGTGTATCGATCGAGAAAGCGCTAAACTGGATCAAGAGCCTGGTCGAAGAGCCAGAAGTTGGCAAAATCTACGAGGGTAAGGTGGTCAGTATCAAAGATTTCGGAGCGTTCGTGAATATTCTGCCGGGAGTTGACGGGATGGTGCATATCTCGAAGCTGGCCGATCACCGCGTGGCTAAGGTGACTGATGTGGTCAAGGAAGGACAAACCGTTCGCGTAAAAATCACCGGCATTGATGAGCGCGGTAAGATTAACTTGACGATGATCGGGTTGTAA
- the holA gene encoding DNA polymerase III subunit delta: protein MIYLLYGDNEFKKRAALAALVGDMEVVRRDGEELTATEVCEVVMGQSLFMLEQAVVITDASQNVALWRELPELLGETATTVVLLEAKLDKRTKTYKWLKSHAEVREYAHFTEHQKPQLSAWCVERAKVHGAVLTAAQATALIDRLGFDQLRLDLALQQLALAGELNDELINALVPLAPAESAFELFAAMLDGDRGKVRAIIAYLEAESGDDGAYQTLGLLVSQLVQLNALVLSGGNTGAVARDFAAHPYALRKVAPYAARTTPAQLAVINSALAQADEQMKTTRVSPWLLVEAALVDIARH, encoded by the coding sequence GTGATCTATCTCCTCTACGGCGACAACGAATTTAAGAAACGGGCGGCGCTTGCGGCGCTGGTTGGTGATATGGAGGTGGTGCGGCGCGACGGTGAAGAACTGACGGCCACCGAGGTCTGTGAGGTGGTGATGGGGCAGAGTTTGTTCATGCTAGAGCAGGCAGTGGTCATTACTGATGCGAGTCAGAATGTGGCGCTGTGGCGTGAGTTGCCGGAGCTGCTTGGTGAGACGGCGACCACGGTTGTCCTTCTGGAGGCAAAGCTTGATAAGCGCACAAAAACGTATAAGTGGCTGAAAAGTCATGCCGAGGTAAGGGAATACGCTCATTTCACTGAACACCAAAAGCCGCAGCTGAGTGCGTGGTGTGTTGAGCGGGCCAAGGTGCATGGGGCAGTGTTGACAGCGGCGCAGGCGACGGCACTGATCGATCGGCTGGGGTTTGATCAGCTACGGCTTGATTTGGCGTTGCAGCAGTTGGCGTTGGCTGGCGAACTGAATGATGAGCTAATTAATGCACTGGTGCCGCTGGCTCCGGCTGAAAGTGCGTTTGAGTTGTTTGCGGCAATGCTGGATGGCGACCGGGGAAAAGTGCGCGCGATCATTGCCTATCTTGAGGCGGAGAGCGGTGATGATGGGGCGTACCAGACGCTGGGGCTACTAGTTTCACAATTGGTGCAGCTGAACGCGTTGGTGCTATCTGGTGGTAACACGGGGGCGGTGGCTCGTGATTTTGCGGCCCATCCGTATGCACTGCGAAAGGTGGCGCCGTATGCAGCGCGGACGACACCAGCGCAGCTCGCGGTAATTAACTCTGCCTTGGCGCAGGCTGATGAACAGATGAAAACGACTCGTGTGTCGCCGTGGCTGTTGGTCGAGGCAGCGCTGGTTGATATTGCCAGACATTAA
- the truB gene encoding tRNA pseudouridine(55) synthase TruB, with product MDEVLLIDKPAGMTSFGVVARLRRVLSQAVGKKVKVGHTGTLDPFATGLMIIVTGKKCREADTFTKLDKWYEAEIMLGEVSTTGDPEGELTRVSERQPPRSEVEAVLGTFVGEIKQRPPIFSAIKINGRRAYQLARQGQPVDMPERTVSIYTLELVAYEYPRLVIRAHVSSGTYIRSLAVDIGQKLETGAYCRQLRRQAIAEYDVAQAKPLADFGILS from the coding sequence ATGGACGAGGTGCTGCTCATTGATAAGCCGGCTGGTATGACGAGTTTCGGGGTAGTGGCGCGGTTGCGGCGAGTGCTCAGCCAGGCAGTGGGCAAGAAAGTGAAAGTTGGCCATACTGGTACGCTCGATCCATTTGCCACCGGTCTGATGATCATTGTCACCGGCAAGAAGTGCCGTGAGGCTGATACCTTTACGAAGCTTGATAAGTGGTATGAAGCAGAAATCATGCTTGGCGAGGTATCGACGACCGGTGATCCTGAGGGTGAACTGACTCGCGTGTCGGAGCGGCAGCCGCCTCGCAGTGAGGTTGAAGCGGTACTCGGTACGTTTGTGGGTGAAATTAAACAGCGCCCACCGATATTTAGCGCCATCAAGATCAATGGCCGTCGGGCCTATCAGCTGGCACGTCAGGGTCAGCCGGTCGATATGCCGGAGCGCACCGTGTCGATTTACACCTTGGAGCTTGTCGCCTATGAGTATCCTCGCTTGGTAATTCGAGCGCATGTTTCGAGTGGTACGTATATTCGGAGCTTAGCGGTTGATATTGGTCAGAAGCTGGAAACAGGGGCCTACTGCCGCCAGCTGCGCCGCCAGGCTATCGCTGAATATGACGTCGCTCAGGCAAAACCATTAGCGGATTTTGGGATTTTGTCTTGA
- a CDS encoding sortase: protein MKQITHAKNRRRWLSMSLAIIMLAGGGYTLITAFSPFFRAQLIDPTRNETTQLLAATPETKITEDRLYIPKIDISVPYATGGAETMERGAWWRRPENGNPVDGGNFVLSAHRFIMGLTPQQTIQKSPFYNIDKLRIGDEIIIDYRGRRYTYVISRLFDVKPDAVHIENRTNKPQLTLYSCTLGGAADGRTVFVATPR from the coding sequence GTGAAGCAGATAACCCACGCCAAAAACCGCCGCCGATGGCTCAGTATGAGTCTGGCTATTATCATGCTCGCTGGTGGCGGCTACACGCTCATCACGGCGTTTAGTCCATTCTTTCGCGCTCAGCTCATTGATCCAACGCGTAACGAAACCACCCAGCTTCTCGCCGCTACGCCAGAAACCAAGATCACCGAGGACCGCCTCTACATCCCCAAAATTGACATTAGCGTACCGTACGCTACTGGCGGCGCCGAAACTATGGAGCGAGGTGCATGGTGGCGTCGGCCAGAGAATGGCAATCCAGTCGACGGCGGCAACTTCGTCTTGTCGGCCCATCGATTTATCATGGGCCTGACGCCGCAGCAAACCATCCAAAAATCACCATTCTACAATATTGATAAACTACGCATTGGCGATGAAATAATCATTGACTACCGTGGCAGGCGCTATACCTACGTCATATCCCGGCTATTTGATGTCAAGCCGGATGCCGTTCACATCGAAAACCGAACCAACAAGCCACAGCTCACCCTCTATTCATGCACGCTTGGCGGCGCAGCCGACGGCCGGACGGTTTTTGTAGCTACGCCACGTTAA
- the polA gene encoding DNA polymerase I, with product MKRLAVIDGKSVFYRGYYAMPGLSTADGTPTGGVYGFVSLAIELIKKLEPDYVAVAWDKRGTNIRKRRELYPEYKAGRKPAPDDFYQQIPILMELLDAFGWPLYELDDYEADDIMGAFARQAEARGVQTCLLTSDLDALQLVSPLTKVYAMKNGLRNIEEFTAEYFEQKYGIRTDQFLDLKALKGDSSDNLPGVPGVGEKTAVKLLQAYDTLDGVYAHVDEQTGALRTKLENGRESAYLTKQVAEIWTDAPVELDWEVADVNDCDFARVAEILRKLEFHSLIGRLPRTMQAVDEAVKTAELELPRVEDLPAEPLFEAENSIYIDPLEPDMVYIHSKSDVAWRAKVSEIGWSVWQLLAQGVVIAADVKVLYHTLDAHNVTVRFHEVWDVGQAAFLIDPLRRDRSLMALAGDFSEDNSPARQLARLRQIYRQQQDYMAAHQQIARVLRDFDFPVIWPLFQMEKRGMKLDTALLEQMGQELRTEVSQLEQQMYAMAEREFNAASPAQLSEVLFTKLQLPTTGIKKGKTGYSTGQKELDKLRGQHPIIELIERYRELTKLISTYIEALPKLVAEDGRIHTTFNQDVTSTGRLSSTNPNLQNIPVRTELGRKIRQAFVPSEGKVFVGADYSQFELRLAAVLAGDEQLIDDFNSDVDIHTKTAAETYGVPMAEVTKLQRRAAKVINFGVLYGMSPHGLAAATGMTFTEAKRFIEHYFAVRQPIRHYLDTILVQAREQGFVETYFGRRRPTPDVKSSNFMVRSAAERAAMNMPIQGTEADLMKLAMIRLEDKLAGLAEPVLQVHDSILVECRAADAERVGEIMRREMEGICPELPIALKVDVGVGLHWDEV from the coding sequence ATGAAGCGTTTGGCGGTCATCGACGGAAAATCAGTGTTTTACCGAGGGTATTATGCCATGCCAGGGCTCAGTACGGCGGACGGTACGCCGACTGGCGGGGTGTATGGGTTTGTCAGTTTGGCGATTGAGCTGATCAAGAAATTGGAGCCGGATTATGTGGCGGTGGCGTGGGATAAGCGCGGCACCAATATCCGCAAGCGGCGGGAATTATACCCAGAGTACAAGGCGGGTCGCAAGCCAGCGCCTGACGATTTTTATCAGCAAATTCCGATTTTGATGGAGTTGCTGGATGCCTTTGGCTGGCCGCTGTATGAGCTGGATGATTATGAGGCGGACGATATCATGGGCGCGTTTGCCAGGCAAGCGGAAGCGCGCGGCGTGCAAACCTGTCTGCTGACGTCGGATTTGGATGCGCTGCAATTGGTGTCGCCGCTGACCAAAGTCTACGCCATGAAAAATGGCCTGAGGAACATCGAGGAATTTACGGCAGAATATTTTGAACAAAAATATGGTATTCGGACGGACCAGTTTTTAGATTTGAAGGCGCTAAAAGGCGATTCCAGCGACAATTTGCCGGGTGTGCCGGGCGTTGGTGAAAAGACGGCGGTCAAATTATTGCAAGCATATGACACATTGGACGGCGTGTATGCGCATGTGGATGAGCAAACAGGCGCTCTACGGACGAAGCTAGAGAACGGCCGCGAGTCGGCGTATTTGACCAAGCAGGTGGCAGAAATCTGGACAGATGCACCGGTGGAGCTAGACTGGGAGGTGGCTGATGTTAACGACTGCGACTTTGCGCGGGTGGCGGAGATTTTGCGGAAATTGGAGTTTCATTCGCTGATTGGGCGGTTGCCGCGGACAATGCAAGCGGTGGACGAGGCAGTAAAGACGGCGGAATTGGAGCTGCCGCGCGTCGAAGATTTACCGGCTGAGCCGCTGTTTGAGGCGGAAAATAGTATCTATATTGATCCCTTAGAGCCAGATATGGTGTATATCCATTCCAAATCTGACGTGGCGTGGCGCGCAAAGGTTAGTGAAATTGGCTGGTCGGTTTGGCAATTGTTGGCGCAGGGTGTGGTGATCGCGGCGGATGTCAAGGTACTGTATCACACGCTAGACGCCCATAACGTGACGGTGCGGTTTCATGAGGTCTGGGATGTTGGGCAGGCGGCGTTTTTGATCGATCCGCTGAGGCGTGACCGTAGTTTGATGGCGCTGGCGGGTGATTTTTCTGAGGACAACTCCCCAGCGCGGCAGCTGGCACGGCTCCGTCAAATTTATCGCCAGCAGCAGGATTATATGGCGGCGCATCAGCAGATTGCCAGGGTACTTCGCGACTTTGATTTTCCAGTGATTTGGCCGCTGTTTCAGATGGAAAAGCGCGGCATGAAGCTGGACACGGCGCTGCTTGAACAGATGGGCCAGGAGCTGAGGACGGAGGTGAGTCAGCTTGAACAACAAATGTATGCGATGGCTGAGCGCGAGTTCAACGCTGCTAGTCCAGCACAGCTGTCTGAGGTGTTATTTACCAAGTTGCAGCTGCCGACGACCGGTATCAAAAAGGGTAAAACTGGCTATTCGACGGGACAGAAAGAGCTGGATAAACTGCGTGGGCAACACCCAATCATTGAGCTGATTGAGCGGTATCGGGAGCTGACTAAATTGATCAGCACCTACATTGAAGCGCTGCCGAAATTGGTGGCCGAGGACGGGCGGATTCACACCACGTTTAACCAAGACGTCACCAGCACTGGGCGGCTGAGCAGCACCAATCCCAACCTACAGAATATTCCGGTGCGCACGGAATTGGGTCGGAAAATTCGCCAAGCGTTTGTGCCGAGCGAGGGCAAGGTCTTCGTTGGTGCGGATTATTCACAATTTGAACTGCGGTTGGCGGCGGTACTGGCGGGCGATGAGCAGTTGATTGACGATTTTAACAGTGACGTTGATATTCATACCAAGACGGCGGCCGAGACCTATGGCGTACCGATGGCCGAGGTGACGAAATTACAGCGCCGCGCGGCCAAGGTGATTAACTTTGGCGTGTTATACGGTATGAGCCCACATGGCTTGGCGGCGGCCACTGGCATGACGTTTACTGAGGCGAAGCGGTTTATTGAACACTATTTTGCGGTGCGCCAGCCAATCCGCCACTATCTGGATACAATTTTAGTTCAAGCGCGCGAACAGGGTTTTGTCGAGACCTATTTTGGTCGGCGCCGACCAACGCCCGACGTCAAGTCGAGTAATTTTATGGTGCGTTCGGCGGCCGAGCGGGCAGCCATGAATATGCCAATTCAGGGCACGGAGGCGGATTTGATGAAGCTGGCGATGATTCGGCTGGAGGATAAGTTGGCCGGGTTGGCTGAGCCGGTTCTGCAGGTTCACGACTCAATTTTAGTGGAGTGCCGGGCAGCAGATGCCGAGCGAGTCGGTGAAATCATGCGCAGAGAAATGGAAGGCATTTGTCCGGAACTACCGATTGCGCTAAAAGTGGACGTCGGCGTGGGGCTACACTGGGACGAGGTGTAG
- the rpsT gene encoding 30S ribosomal protein S20 — MPIIKSAIKRAKQTLKRRERNIGIKRDIKSAVKAFMAEPSAEALAAAHSELDTAVKKNLLKKNTAARRKSALSAIAKKAGVKLEATKKPAAKAPAKTTAKTTAKSTATKKPAAKKPATKEAK; from the coding sequence ATGCCAATCATCAAATCCGCCATCAAACGGGCCAAACAAACCCTAAAGCGCCGCGAGCGCAATATCGGCATCAAGCGCGACATCAAGTCAGCCGTCAAAGCTTTCATGGCTGAGCCGAGTGCTGAGGCGCTAGCCGCTGCTCACAGTGAGCTCGACACCGCTGTCAAGAAGAACCTGCTCAAGAAAAATACTGCCGCTCGGCGCAAGAGTGCCCTCTCAGCTATCGCGAAAAAAGCCGGTGTTAAGCTTGAAGCGACCAAAAAGCCAGCCGCCAAAGCCCCAGCAAAGACGACAGCAAAAACCACTGCGAAGTCAACTGCTACCAAAAAACCAGCCGCAAAAAAGCCAGCTACCAAAGAAGCTAAATAG
- a CDS encoding uracil-DNA glycosylase — protein sequence MDEAARLEVLAAEIVAGDICHDLALQATQLVMGDGRADADIVFIGEAPGKNEDLQGKPFVGAAGTFLDEMLAAAQLRRQDVYITNIVKYRPPNNRDPLPEEKRAFWPYLMRQLQIIQPKVVITLGRHSGMAFIPDLAISRDHGNPRWAQFNGLKFLVIPLYHPAAALYNGALRQTLIDDFVRAAQLAAQASA from the coding sequence ATGGATGAGGCAGCGCGACTGGAGGTTTTGGCGGCAGAGATTGTCGCTGGTGATATTTGTCATGACTTGGCGCTGCAGGCAACGCAGCTGGTGATGGGCGACGGCCGAGCTGACGCGGACATTGTATTTATCGGTGAAGCACCAGGAAAAAACGAAGACCTTCAGGGCAAACCATTCGTTGGGGCAGCTGGTACATTTCTTGACGAGATGTTAGCCGCAGCCCAGTTGCGCCGTCAAGATGTCTACATTACCAATATCGTTAAGTATCGCCCGCCAAACAACCGTGATCCGCTGCCAGAAGAGAAGCGCGCTTTTTGGCCGTATTTGATGCGTCAACTGCAAATTATTCAGCCAAAGGTAGTCATCACATTGGGTCGGCATAGCGGCATGGCATTTATTCCTGACTTGGCGATCTCGCGTGATCATGGTAATCCGCGCTGGGCACAGTTCAACGGTTTGAAGTTCTTGGTGATCCCACTGTATCATCCGGCAGCAGCGCTGTATAACGGGGCATTGCGACAGACGTTAATTGATGATTTTGTGCGGGCGGCGCAATTGGCCGCCCAGGCGAGCGCCTGA